The DNA segment GCCACGCAGGCTTATTTCTCCGGTCATGGCCATTTCCGGGTTGATGGGCGTATCCGTAAGTGCGGATATGAGGGCCGTAACCAGGGTTACTCCTGCTGATGGGCCATCCTTGGGAGTGGCTCCGGCCGGAACGTGGACATGGATATCCATCTCTTCGGTGAACTTGGGATTGATGCCATATTTGTCCGCTCGGGCACGGGCGATCGACAGGGCGGCCTGGGCCGATTCCTTCATTACCTCGCCCAGTTTTCCGGTCAGGGTCAGCTTTCCTTTCCCTGGCATGGTGGAGACTTCGATATGCAACAACTCTCCTCCAACAGGGGTCCACGCGAGCCCCACTGCGACGCCTGCGGGCAGGACTGTTTCCTTGGCGTCTTCCAGGAAGTGAGGCGGCCCAAGCAGGGTGTAGAGATTCTTGGCAGTGACCTTGAACGGTCCCTTTTCGCCTTCGGCCTTTTTTCGGGCCATTTTGCGACAGAGGGTGCCTATTTCCCGTTCCACATTACGAAGCCCGGCTTCGCGGGTGTATTCCCGGATGACCTTGGAAACCAGCTTGTCGCTTATCTCCAATTCCTTTTCCTTGAGACCGTTTTCAGACACCTGGCGCGGAATGATATAACGTCTGGTGATCACGGTTTTTTCCTGCTCTGTGTATCCGGGAATACGAATGATTTCCATGCGGTCACGCAGAGGACCGGGAATGGAATCAAGCATGTTGGCTGTGCACACGAACATGACTTTGGACAGATCAAAAGGAACATTCAGGTAATAGTCAGTGAACGAGAAGTTCTGCTCCGGATCGAGGACCTCGAGCAGGGCAGATGACGGATCGCCACGGAAGTCATTTCCGAGCTTGTCTATCTCATCAAGCATGATCACCGGATTTCGGGTACCGCACTGCTTGATGGCCTGAATGATACGACCGGGCATGGCTCCTATATACGTGCGTCTGTGGCCTCTGATCTCTGCCTCATCACGCATTCCTCCAAGAGACATACGGTGGAATTTACGGCCCAGAGAGCGTGCAATGGAACGGCCCAGAGAGGTCTTGCCAACACCGGGAGGCCCGGCAAAGCATAGAATGGGTCCCTTCATCTTCGGATTAAGCTTGCGGACGCTCAGGTATTCAAGGATACGCTCCTTGACTTTCTCCAGATCGTAGTGGTCCTCATTGAGAATATATTCGGCTTTCTTGATATCAAGCCGATCGCGGGAGAGTTTTTTCCAGGGGAGTTCGATCATCCAGTCCAGATAGGTTCTGATGACGGTTGCCTCACTGGATTCGGCATGCATGGATTCCAGGCGGTGCAACTGCTTGTTCGCTTCCTTCATCACATCCTTGGGCATGCCGGATTTCATGATGCCCTGCTTGAAATCTTCCATCTCCTCGGTTTCATCGCCATCATCGCCCAATTCGCGTTTGATGGCTTTCATCTGTTCTCGCAGATAAAAGTCCCGTTGCGCCTTGTCCATGCCTTCCTTGGCCATGGTCTGGATGCGGTTTTGCATGTTGGCGACCTCAACTTCCTTGAGGAGTTGGCTGTTGACCAATTCCAGCCGGATAATGGGGTCATAGCACTCAAGGATTTTCTGAGCGGCGCTGACCTTCATGCGAAGGTTGGATGCAATGAGATCGGCCAGCCTGCCGGGTTCATTGACGTTATTCAGAACGCTCATGATGTCCTGAGAAGAAATGCCACGCAGGGAGAGGATGCGTTCGGACTGCTCGCGGGAAGAGCGAATCAATGCTTCCTGCTCACTGGTCAATTCAGGAACTTCAGGTTCCATGAGAGGTTCGAGTTCGGCAATGTGGAACGGGTCACTGGAGGTGAATCGCTTCACTTTGGCGCGGGCCAGTCCCTGCACCAGCACCTTGAGGCGACCATCAGGCATTTTCAACATTCGCATGATCATGCCGACAGTACCGGTTGCGTACAATTCATCCTCGGTCGGGTCTTCCACTGCCTCGTCTTTCTGGGTGAGAATGAGGATGTATCGGTCAGCGGCGAGAGCTGCATCCACGGCCTTGACA comes from the Pseudodesulfovibrio piezophilus C1TLV30 genome and includes:
- the lon gene encoding endopeptidase La, which codes for MSRKKKNTPIKPSRIQRKKNIRDKNSSPNKPATPRDKGTIRPGSGEELPEIIEALTSAPGSAAIFGEGDDLAGPNPADIPQELPVLAVRDIVVFNYMILPLFVGREKSVKAVDAALAADRYILILTQKDEAVEDPTEDELYATGTVGMIMRMLKMPDGRLKVLVQGLARAKVKRFTSSDPFHIAELEPLMEPEVPELTSEQEALIRSSREQSERILSLRGISSQDIMSVLNNVNEPGRLADLIASNLRMKVSAAQKILECYDPIIRLELVNSQLLKEVEVANMQNRIQTMAKEGMDKAQRDFYLREQMKAIKRELGDDGDETEEMEDFKQGIMKSGMPKDVMKEANKQLHRLESMHAESSEATVIRTYLDWMIELPWKKLSRDRLDIKKAEYILNEDHYDLEKVKERILEYLSVRKLNPKMKGPILCFAGPPGVGKTSLGRSIARSLGRKFHRMSLGGMRDEAEIRGHRRTYIGAMPGRIIQAIKQCGTRNPVIMLDEIDKLGNDFRGDPSSALLEVLDPEQNFSFTDYYLNVPFDLSKVMFVCTANMLDSIPGPLRDRMEIIRIPGYTEQEKTVITRRYIIPRQVSENGLKEKELEISDKLVSKVIREYTREAGLRNVEREIGTLCRKMARKKAEGEKGPFKVTAKNLYTLLGPPHFLEDAKETVLPAGVAVGLAWTPVGGELLHIEVSTMPGKGKLTLTGKLGEVMKESAQAALSIARARADKYGINPKFTEEMDIHVHVPAGATPKDGPSAGVTLVTALISALTDTPINPEMAMTGEISLRGRVLPVGGIKEKILAAVSRGMKTVLIPSQNKKDLSEIPEELLKRITIKPIEKIDEVWPLASAK